The window acaattaacatttacattaattgtggagaggccttttggtgtggtggacttgggtcgttctttgattcatatggacttgggtccttcttttattcatatacatgatattctgctatagagatgggagaaggatgagagagggcgctattatatgaatgtaagaatgacccaagtccttcattcttacattaatataagatttaactcattcatttcatgcacttccgggggtaattaggatttatcatttacacacaagatgagtccatgtataagctacaatttctcatgtcaaactaaatttggccaaaaattggacttgggtcgttcttatattcatatactcaattcaTTTGACTcatacatttttccatctcaaaataacattttatctcAGATATTATATGTTCGAATGACGGaacggtttttttttaatttcgctaaaaaaaaaaaaaaaaaaaaaaaaaatctcttcttATAACAATCATCATACAGTTTAATGCACTGTTGTTGAGACCACAAAATCCGAATAACTTATGTTGATTTGTAAAtacaatttgtttatctatcttcaAAAGTAACCATCGCTCAAACTTATTCCATATATTATTTGAATAGGGACATAAACAGAATATATGCATTATGATTTCCTCACTATCATTACAAAACGTACACTTTTTATCtgttacaaaaccaaattttaaaagAGCGTCTTTCATATATAATGTTCTATTGAGAATCTTAAATTGAAACCACCTCATATTAATATCAATAGTTGATTGAAAAGGGCTTAAACAGTATAAAGACCATGTTTCATCATCAAGATCCAACATACTACTCCACTTTACAAAACTGTTTGTTTTGACGTATGTCATAACAACGTTTGATAAATATCAGAACAACCTTTCTTATGTTtcaatattacatttaaacCATGAGAAATAAAAGGTTCTGTCATCTTCGACATGCAGTTTTTGGCAAATGATTGGATGCTGTACACAATCCACCGAGCTGAAGAAAGTTAGTTTGTATACTAAACttcctctgaaattcaaaatatgaaagaaattttccatcattatctAACAAGTCATTTATAAAACGTACACCTTTTTCACACCAAGACTTAAAATATACCGTGttgttattcattttaatcaaaGGATTATTCCAAAGAGGCTGGCTTGCCAAATTATCATGTGTATTGATTAgtaaaaattctgaaaaagcCAGAAGTACctctttcaaaaaacaaaacaaaaaagaaatatgatgacCATTTcccatttcctctttttttccttattttttctttttttcctttcctaaGTTAATTcaatgtcagttgacattggtttctttaattttgtgtatatattttccgagggtcccatactctacaagctctgctttttagtgggaccctccatttccattctagtctttgtattatgtatttgtatataccttagaaaagGAATTCCTGTTGTTAATCGTGATCAcatgtacgttttctttgaaattgtcacaaatatgttctgttaatgtattgtatattatttttctttgtctattcaatggaaatggaaataaagttgaacttgaacCTCAACTTGAACAAGAAAAAAGTTTATCAGTTTTTTGCATCCACACTCCTCGTAATACAGCAGAAGTACTGTCTATCAAAATTTCTCTGGACTTTGTTGTTTATCAGGTGACTTATGAAGACACATTCAAAGAATCTGAGACGGCCGCTGGGTTCCCCTTCATGAAATCAGTCAACAAAAATATCTACAGATGGACGCACGTAAGTTGATTCCTCCGTCTACTATATTAAAGGATCGGACCTCGTATGCGAGATTTTTCAGTTATCAACACCACATACATATAAGAAAATTCATATTTTACCCTTCTATTTGTGCTCACATAATATCAAGACACCCACCAAAAcctttgtgtgggtgtgtgtgtgtgtgtggacttTGTTCTCTacacttttgacctttttgaTGCCAGAACGGCAGGCATATTGATCTGAATATCTGCAGTTCTCTCCAGTAATAGCCAATTTTGTCATTAAAATGATGTGATAAAATATGCTTCttgatttattcatatttttcttgatatttttcaagtttgagaaTACGACATGAAAGACGTTACATTACTTTCAAGACTGTTTTTTCCTAATCCAAACCTGTGTCATCCTTTGCAGTTTGCCCTGTACGCCTCTCTGACGCTGATCATCGGTCCCCTCATCTCCTTCCTATGGGCCGTCATCTTCGCTCTCCTCCACATCTGCATCATCTGGTTCGTTCAGCCGTGCATCAAGGCCTACTTCACCATGTTCCGAATCAGCAGCATGCTGCTCGAAGCCTCGGTGCGACTCTTCTTCGATCCGATCTTCCGGTCCATGTCCCTCATGTTGTCAGGCATCAGGGGCCGATTTCAGGTGGCCGAATCGGACATCAACGTGACGATGAAGACGGGCCAGATCCAGAACGTGTGATCGCCCCAGTAAAGTGAAGTTTTATTTAGTGTAGGTTGTCTGTAATTAACGAAATAAACTACAACAACCtttacaaacaacaacaaacaaattgtAGAGCTCTCAATGAAAGTCTTGAAGTGACATATCTGATTTTGAGTGACATAAAAAGGAAGACGAAAACTTTACAGTGTGTCCTTTCTACACCAAATTGATCTAAAGTCGAGATTTTGTTGTAGTGATcatgaaaaaacagaaacaaaaatctatgaTGACATATTGATGTTGTGATCAGTCATGGTTATGATGACTTGTCCAAAGCGAACGAAGACCGACCTTGTATATTTATTGAATAGTTTTGTTAATTTTCAAAGTACGTGTACTTTCAAAGTACCATCTGCTACCTAACTGTTCCGATTCGTAGAATCCTCGGCTGTTGTGTGTATGCATGCGAGTGTGTTTACTTTCCCTTTCTCAACAAAGCATACTTGACTACAAGATTGAGACATATCGAACTATAAAACGTACAttacatattgtttttttttttttaatatttgggACAAAACAGCGACAACCGTGTTTGTACTTAAGATTTTAGTTAATTCAAGGTCGGCATCGAGGGCAAATTAAACTGGTATCCACATCAGATAGTTATCTTTCTTTTCAATGTATGAATTTATTTTGCTGCCAATGTTGATCACGTGCATTTTACCCATGTATAGTACATTAGTTTCATAATGAACACAGAACTTTTGGAGTGATGTGTATCAATGCAATTTAAGGCCGAGTCATTGTAATTAACACAAAATTGTCGAGGATCGTATTATTTAATTACCTGACCACATGTCCGCCTGCTTGTTCCATTTAGTTAAGTTCGTAATGTTTAAAATAGTTCAATGTCATATATTTACTAAGTATATGGTGGTTCCTTCTTAACAGTATAGGGGAACATAATAcgtaaaaaaaatgtatcgaATAAAAGTATGCGTGTAACTCTTCAATATCAGCATTACTCTGTACTTTTATGTTTACATCCAATGTTTAAGACCCAAGCATGGCGCAGATTTACAATGATTTGCAAGAGGCTAGTTAGGGTGACTGTTGTATTAGTTCACACAAGGGAAGTGATTATGTATTCCACTCATTATTTTTAACTACACTCATTATttttaactacatgtatacatagaaatgcactttatattgtaaaaataatGAGTATGTTGAATCCTGAAACTTCACAGAACTTCGCTTTTCGTACGATTTCAGCGTTTACTCTCAAcccttattcctttttttttttgtgcttctGCAATGTCAGACGCTATAGTAGCAGCGAAATATTGTTAAacaatgtttctttgttttcgtATTACAACACAGTCATGAACCGCATTATTATGCATAGTATGCATGTCAAATCTGCACTTTATTACAGTTCGTATTTTACTGCTCCCTATTCCATAAATAGGTAAAATGCATTCCAAGTGCATAGCTAGCCCTCACGCATGCAACTAGAGTTCACCGCGGATGTAGAATGAAActtaagatattttttttcctaattaTGCATTAATGTATACATCAGTACACTTCATAGATATCATCGCATGTGCTGTACAAAAAAGTGCACTGTAATGTAGTACAGATATACTTATAGAGATAACTATACGTACCGTGCCTCAGGCTATGAAACTAATATACAAACAATAATGAGAATTCATCTTGAGAAAACGTACTGTAAAATGGTTTTTGGCTGGAACACAGATGGTGATTGGTGAATAAACTCGTGGTCATAATAAGGGTATAAACATGTGTTGTGAGATGTTTCCAGTTTACTATAATTGCATTTGTTTGAAAGATTATAAGTTGAATGATCAATAAAGTGttaaaaaacatatttcattttcatgatgtaAATAAAGAAATCGTGTTACATTAGGTAGTAGTATACTGCGGGCTCACAGTCTCATATcagtgtttttgttcttgttttattaAGCATGATCTCGTTTTGGCACCAATATCAACAAACTCACGTACAATACTTACACTTACACAAAATGCAGACAGTACAAATATGTACAACAAACCAGAAGTCTATAAATGTGTCTACCTTGTGAATGTTGGATGGTCTACTTATAGGAGAATCACGTGACTAGTGCTTCAAGCCGGTAGACTCAGAGAATACAAACTGCTTCCCGACTCAACCCAATTTGGCGATGATCATATTATTTGCACAACGTTGGTCATGCACTTCGCATCAACTGGGACCATTGTAAAAAAATCTCAAATCAAACATGCGACTCATGAGAGATGACATCCTAAATATTCGCACACATGACATAGGCCTTATACACAGTACCAGGGACATGTATTAGAATAACatttaggcccgaattcattTGAAAAGTTCATAATATGATAGCAAATCTTACAGAATGGCAATTATTATGGCAACGACAGGAATTCAGCGTCCTTAATTTGTTGTTTTAatgggaagttgtcattccagcaaaagttgctatcctaattcctttatgaaatgggaccctgggccctgttttatgacaagataaaatcgattttatatttccttaacacacaggctggcatataattatcatagaaatcaactttataatcaaatccaactcttcataaaacagggccctgcgTGGTTTGATTGTCGTCATCAGTAAACATTAATCCACTTACCACCCACCCACCGATCCGGCCAACCTTCCCAAAGCGTATCAGGACAAGTGTGTTTGACTTTATgtttattaaaaacaaaattgtagATTCATATCCTACCAAACAatctaatgaatttcatttgccattgTCTTTGACGATTTTTACGAAATCTCTATTCTCTCTTACCGGACATAAATTCTGGAATTCTCCTTATAGGAGCATGAGAAAAGCTCAACGTTTCCTTACTTTTACTTTTAAATTAAAGAGATTTTGTTATTAACTCTAATATCACTAGGGATTTGTATTTGGGAGAACCgcaaatttatttcattgtttgatagTTATTaatctttttattcatttcatattgcaCAAT of the Diadema setosum chromosome 16, eeDiaSeto1, whole genome shotgun sequence genome contains:
- the LOC140239963 gene encoding caveolin-3-like; protein product: MADKQGPYATGGAPLHGGAPAPTNYYSGQGQAGHAVGPGQTVNHSPPSYVVTAGTVPVTTATQQETNQEQAAGDVEDIYSMKPHVNVTYEDTFKESETAAGFPFMKSVNKNIYRWTHFALYASLTLIIGPLISFLWAVIFALLHICIIWFVQPCIKAYFTMFRISSMLLEASVRLFFDPIFRSMSLMLSGIRGRFQVAESDINVTMKTGQIQNV